One region of Termitidicoccus mucosus genomic DNA includes:
- a CDS encoding TrmH family RNA methyltransferase, giving the protein MQAEKITSLQNPRVKQLVKLRDRRPRDEAGVFLVEGYRQIRRALEKDIALSELYFSPDWFLGENEPALIERAAAAGAALFELSKDAFAKVAYRERPDGLLATAPQWRRSLADLAARLDAPAGGRAPFLLVVEAIEKPGNLGTILRSADAAGADAVIVCDPVTDIFNPNVVRSSTGVLFSVPVVVEESSPVRAWLRGRGIRAVATTPSADALYTDTDLRGPLAIVMGSEQYGLSDFWLRESDARVRIPMAGQADSLNVAMATIITLFEAVRQRG; this is encoded by the coding sequence ATGCAGGCCGAAAAAATCACCAGTCTCCAGAACCCGCGCGTGAAACAGCTCGTGAAACTGCGCGACCGGCGTCCGCGCGACGAGGCGGGCGTGTTCCTCGTCGAAGGCTACCGCCAGATCCGCCGCGCGCTCGAAAAGGACATCGCGCTGTCCGAACTGTATTTTTCGCCGGACTGGTTTCTGGGCGAAAACGAGCCCGCGCTCATCGAGCGGGCGGCGGCGGCGGGCGCGGCGCTCTTCGAATTGTCGAAGGACGCCTTTGCCAAGGTCGCCTACCGCGAGCGCCCCGACGGGCTGCTCGCCACCGCGCCGCAATGGCGGCGCTCCCTCGCCGACCTCGCCGCGCGGCTTGACGCGCCCGCCGGTGGCCGCGCTCCGTTCCTGCTCGTGGTCGAGGCCATCGAAAAGCCGGGCAATCTCGGCACCATCCTGCGCAGCGCCGACGCGGCCGGCGCGGACGCGGTGATCGTGTGCGACCCGGTCACCGACATCTTCAACCCCAACGTCGTGCGCTCCTCGACCGGCGTGCTCTTCTCGGTGCCCGTGGTCGTGGAGGAAAGCAGCCCGGTGCGCGCGTGGCTGCGCGGGCGCGGCATCCGCGCCGTCGCCACCACGCCGTCGGCCGACGCGCTTTACACCGACACCGATTTGCGCGGCCCGCTCGCCATCGTGATGGGCAGCGAGCAATACGGCCTGAGCGATTTCTGGCTGCGCGAAAGCGACGCGCGCGTGCGCATCCCGATGGCCGGCCAGGCCGACTCGCTCAACGTCGCGATGGCGACCATCATCACGCTGTTCGAAGCCGTGCGCCAGCGCGGCTGA
- a CDS encoding extracellular solute-binding protein, whose translation MEKSQRRFAPFVFDGRQDACATPRAAARSGRLPAALFALVLCFASGLLRADGDGGRAVALDIPILTAGYGSAFFEETAREFERLRPGVRVNISGDARVHEKVRIRVMADEPPDATDAVLLYDTLIGSGRILDLAPWLDGPNWEGDARWRDTFLPGVLDRWTRESGAGCQPVDSGGMGDSPMFPPHEHGRVARATSRAFALPFAHAVWVVFYNEGLFEARGWSVPRTWDEFFALCEDMRGADVAPLTLPGVYMRYGDAFLRAAHYNLAGPEGFRAYQELMPGAYNDPRFVRAAEVLRRVSAGGLLRGWEGMTHTAAQQAFLDGRAAMTVSASWFVSEMRGKIPAGFRLGAFNLPVFADGEPAAAGGSVAAGSRGATGAVQAQSAYYFLFATGDAERERATVDFFRFLTSRERARAFARTLDAPVALRAVRPEDYASHAMRQIAAMTRDAPAVFDSAPPASAEFQALISQAMTDAREQLMTGRATAAEFGAQLEAAAARERARAADPGRVEARHPLKAAALLLAVAALAGGWLGGARTRGGRPAAKAPPEGRGGGAGKDAALPARATRGRRATLRPAFAAGFVGPALALFGAFVIAPGAASLAWAFTRWDGFSERSWAGLFNFKWLLLESDTFWFALKNNLYLMVVPTLFVVPLALVLAALIHRGVRGAGVFRAVFLFPNLLGGIAATLLWMHAYDPHGGLVNAALARLGAWTGIGWLQAFEGFAWLSPENLYRALIPIYLWMACGFNLVLYLAAMQGINPELYEAAELDGASAARQFFTITLPLIRGVLAISAVFIVIAGLNTFEMVWLLTSQDPASGSHVLSTLMVSTMFKEFQIGRATAIAVVMFVLVMAGSALVLRAMKTREEPE comes from the coding sequence TTGGAAAAAAGTCAGCGGCGCTTCGCGCCTTTCGTTTTCGACGGCAGGCAGGATGCCTGCGCTACGCCACGCGCCGCCGCGCGCAGTGGCCGCCTGCCGGCGGCGCTGTTCGCGCTGGTGCTGTGTTTCGCGAGCGGCCTTTTGCGGGCGGACGGCGATGGCGGGCGCGCCGTCGCGCTCGACATCCCGATCCTCACGGCGGGATACGGGAGCGCGTTTTTCGAGGAAACCGCGCGGGAGTTCGAGCGGCTGCGCCCGGGCGTGCGGGTCAACATTTCCGGCGATGCGCGCGTGCATGAAAAGGTGCGCATCCGCGTGATGGCGGACGAACCGCCCGACGCGACCGACGCGGTGCTGCTCTATGACACGCTCATCGGCTCGGGCCGGATCCTCGACCTCGCGCCGTGGCTCGACGGACCGAACTGGGAAGGCGACGCGCGCTGGCGCGACACGTTTCTGCCCGGCGTGCTCGACCGCTGGACGCGCGAAAGCGGCGCGGGCTGCCAGCCCGTGGATTCGGGTGGCATGGGCGACTCGCCCATGTTTCCGCCGCACGAACACGGGCGAGTCGCCCGTGCCACTTCGCGCGCGTTTGCGCTGCCGTTTGCCCATGCGGTGTGGGTTGTGTTTTATAACGAAGGGCTTTTCGAGGCCCGAGGCTGGAGCGTGCCGCGCACGTGGGACGAGTTTTTCGCGTTGTGCGAGGACATGCGCGGGGCGGACGTCGCGCCGCTCACGCTGCCGGGGGTTTACATGCGCTACGGCGACGCGTTTTTGCGCGCGGCGCACTACAACCTCGCCGGGCCGGAGGGATTTCGCGCGTATCAGGAGCTGATGCCGGGCGCCTACAACGACCCGCGGTTCGTGCGCGCGGCGGAGGTGCTGCGGCGCGTGAGCGCGGGCGGGCTGCTGCGCGGCTGGGAGGGCATGACGCACACGGCGGCGCAGCAGGCGTTTCTCGACGGACGCGCGGCGATGACGGTGAGCGCGTCGTGGTTCGTGAGCGAGATGCGCGGAAAAATCCCGGCGGGCTTCCGGCTGGGCGCATTCAACCTGCCGGTGTTCGCGGACGGCGAGCCGGCGGCGGCGGGCGGGAGCGTGGCCGCCGGCTCGCGCGGCGCGACGGGCGCGGTGCAGGCGCAGAGCGCGTATTACTTTTTGTTCGCGACGGGCGACGCGGAGCGCGAGCGGGCGACGGTGGATTTTTTTCGGTTCCTCACCTCGCGGGAGCGGGCGCGGGCATTTGCCCGGACGCTCGACGCGCCGGTGGCGTTGCGCGCGGTGCGCCCGGAGGATTACGCGTCGCACGCGATGCGGCAGATCGCGGCGATGACGCGCGACGCGCCGGCGGTGTTCGACTCGGCGCCGCCGGCGTCGGCGGAGTTCCAGGCGCTCATCAGCCAGGCGATGACCGACGCGCGCGAGCAGTTGATGACGGGGCGGGCGACGGCGGCGGAGTTTGGCGCGCAACTGGAAGCGGCGGCGGCGCGCGAGCGGGCGCGCGCGGCGGATCCCGGCCGGGTGGAGGCGCGGCATCCGCTGAAGGCGGCGGCGTTGCTGCTGGCGGTGGCGGCGCTGGCGGGCGGCTGGCTCGGCGGAGCGCGGACGCGGGGCGGACGGCCCGCGGCGAAAGCGCCGCCGGAAGGCAGGGGCGGCGGCGCGGGAAAGGACGCCGCCCTGCCGGCGCGCGCCACCCGGGGACGGCGCGCCACGCTGCGGCCCGCGTTCGCGGCGGGATTCGTGGGGCCGGCGCTGGCGCTGTTCGGCGCGTTCGTCATCGCGCCGGGCGCGGCCTCGCTGGCGTGGGCGTTCACGCGCTGGGACGGGTTTTCGGAGCGGTCGTGGGCGGGCCTGTTCAATTTCAAGTGGCTGCTGCTGGAGAGCGACACGTTCTGGTTCGCGTTAAAAAACAACCTCTACCTCATGGTGGTGCCGACGCTGTTCGTGGTGCCGCTGGCCCTTGTATTGGCCGCGCTGATACATCGCGGCGTGCGGGGCGCGGGGGTGTTTCGCGCGGTGTTTCTGTTTCCCAACCTGCTCGGCGGCATCGCGGCGACGCTGCTGTGGATGCACGCCTACGACCCGCACGGCGGCCTGGTGAACGCGGCGCTCGCGCGGCTGGGCGCGTGGACGGGCATCGGGTGGCTCCAGGCGTTCGAGGGCTTCGCGTGGTTGTCGCCGGAAAACCTGTATCGCGCGCTCATCCCGATTTACCTGTGGATGGCGTGCGGGTTCAACCTCGTGCTCTACCTCGCGGCGATGCAGGGCATCAACCCGGAGCTCTACGAGGCGGCGGAGCTGGACGGCGCGTCGGCGGCGCGGCAGTTTTTCACCATCACGCTGCCGCTCATCCGCGGCGTGCTGGCCATCTCGGCGGTGTTCATCGTCATCGCGGGGCTGAACACGTTTGAAATGGTCTGGCTGCTCACCTCGCAGGACCCGGCGAGCGGCTCGCATGTGCTGAGCACGCTGATGGTTTCGACGATGTTCAAGGAGTTCCAGATCGGCCGCGCCACGGCCATCGCGGTGGTGATGTTCGTGCTCGTGATGGCCGGCTCCGCGCTGGTGCTGCGCGCGATGAAAACACGGGAGGAGCCGGAATGA
- a CDS encoding carbohydrate ABC transporter permease — MKRQRHDLSRRLVFAALCGYLLWVVYPMAWVAYSSLKPDEAVFRDAFALPELDVLQWGNYARAWSEARFGAYFFNSVAVTSASVALILLLGSMAAYALSRFHHPLGNAVYWLFLAGLMIPVQLSVVPLFFELRALGLLNSRLGLVLVYTANGLPFAVFILAGFFRALPRSLYEAAVVDGCGEAGAFWRVMLPLARPGLVTVAIFQFIGIWKEYFFAFMFTSGAGGDSARTLPIGLANLSITAQYQNDYAMLFAGVIIVTIPILLIYLALQKHLVRGVTAGALKG, encoded by the coding sequence ATGAAAAGACAACGGCACGATCTTTCCCGCCGGCTGGTTTTCGCGGCGTTGTGCGGCTATCTGCTGTGGGTGGTTTACCCGATGGCGTGGGTGGCCTACAGCTCGCTCAAGCCCGACGAGGCGGTGTTTCGCGACGCGTTTGCCCTGCCGGAACTCGACGTGCTCCAGTGGGGCAACTACGCGCGGGCGTGGAGCGAGGCGCGGTTCGGCGCGTATTTCTTCAACAGCGTCGCGGTCACGTCGGCCTCCGTGGCGCTGATCCTGCTGCTCGGCTCGATGGCGGCGTATGCGCTCAGCCGGTTCCATCATCCGCTGGGCAACGCCGTTTACTGGCTGTTTCTCGCGGGGCTGATGATCCCGGTGCAGTTGAGCGTGGTGCCGCTGTTCTTCGAGCTGCGCGCGCTCGGCCTGCTCAACTCGCGCCTCGGCCTCGTGCTGGTTTACACGGCCAACGGGCTGCCGTTCGCGGTGTTCATCCTCGCGGGATTTTTCCGCGCGCTGCCGCGCTCGCTCTACGAGGCGGCGGTGGTGGACGGCTGCGGCGAGGCCGGGGCGTTCTGGCGCGTGATGCTCCCGCTGGCGCGGCCGGGGCTCGTGACCGTGGCGATCTTCCAGTTCATCGGCATCTGGAAGGAGTATTTTTTCGCGTTCATGTTCACCTCGGGCGCGGGCGGCGACAGCGCGCGCACGCTGCCCATCGGGCTGGCAAACCTCTCCATCACCGCGCAATACCAGAACGACTACGCCATGCTCTTCGCGGGCGTGATCATCGTGACGATCCCCATCCTGCTCATCTATCTCGCGCTGCAAAAACATCTCGTGCGCGGTGTGACGGCGGGCGCGCTGAAGGGCTGA